ACCCGCTGCGCTCGGTCGCGATCGTCGACTCGCTGCTCGCGACGGGCCTGACAACTCGGGCCTCGCTGGCCACTGTCGGCACCGCGAATGCCGAGCGGCCAGGTGGCCGACGGGCGTGCTGGGTCTTTGACCTCGCCGATTCGGGCGCACAATCCCCGCCCGAGTCGCAGCTACGGGTGCGTCTGGTGCTGGGCGGACTGCCCCGGCCGGTCGCCCAGCACCCGATCAGACTCTCTGGCGGCCTCGTCCTCCATCCCGACCTGGCCTGGCCGGAGTTTCGGGTGGCTGTGGAGTACGACGGCCGATGGCACGCGGACCCTGAGCAACTACACCGCGACCGTCGACGGCTCAACCTGCTCGTCGGCGCGGGCTGGTTGGTGCTGCACGTGACCAGCCGGCGGCTGAAGAACGACTTCCCGGCTGTGCTGAGCGAGGTGCGGTCGGCCCTGATCTCTCGCGGTTGGCGCCGCTGAGCACACAGAGGTTTGATCGACTCCAGGTCGCCGACATGGGGCCATCAGCGAAGCCTGTTAGCGCCACATCGGCGATCTGCAGTCGATCAAACCCTTCACACGTGCGAGGCCCGGTCGACAGTGGTCGACCGGGCCTCGAGGTGGTGTCTTACGGGCGGGCGTTCGGCTTGAGCGGAGTCTTCACCGCCGCGTAGGCGTCGACGATCCCGTACCCGTAGAAGCCGTTGAAG
The DNA window shown above is from Micromonospora lupini and carries:
- a CDS encoding DUF559 domain-containing protein, yielding MVTRHQLRGSSWVRLRHDVYADARLERNHELACRAAALRLPPEALIAGPSSAYLHGIEHAAGFDDDVHVLVPRTARVDSQRGLRVHVVGADAAPTRPAGPRAVSRSTPGTALPEVRSEPAIRRTDPSSAAWEAAAWLDPLRSVAIVDSLLATGLTTRASLATVGTANAERPGGRRACWVFDLADSGAQSPPESQLRVRLVLGGLPRPVAQHPIRLSGGLVLHPDLAWPEFRVAVEYDGRWHADPEQLHRDRRRLNLLVGAGWLVLHVTSRRLKNDFPAVLSEVRSALISRGWRR